The Oryzihumus leptocrescens sequence ACCGGGCCGCACTGCGGACCCAGTTCGGGGACACCCCCACGCAGTGAGAGAATCGGTGACCACAGGACCGAGGCCGGGGAGGCGACGAGGATGACGCGCGTGCTGTTGCCGCTGCTGGGTCTCGCGCTGACGATCTACGCCGTCATCGACTGCATCCAGACCGACCAGGAGGCCCAGCGCAACCTGCCCAAGCTGGCCTGGGTCGTGCTGATCCTGCTCTTCCCGCCGATCGGGGCGATCGCGTGGTTCGTCGCCGGCCGCCCGCGCCGGGGCTACGGCGACCGCGGTCGCGGCCCGGGTCGCCCCGGCACCCCGCTCGGCCCTGACGACGACCCCGACTTCCTGCGCAACCTGTAGCGCCCGCCCGCCACCCTCCGTCGACAGAGAACGATCACCCCATGGCCACGTTGTCCCAGTGGGTCGAGGGCGCACGCCCCAAGACCCTGCCCGCCGCCGTCGCGCCCGTCCTCGTCGGCAGCGGTGCCGCCGCCGCCCTCGATCGCTTCAACGCCGCCGACGCGGTGCTCGCGCTGCTGGTCTCGCTGGCGCTGCAGGTGGGCGTCAACTACGCCAACGACTACTCCGACGGCATCCGCGGCACCGACGCCGAGCGGGTCGGGCCGGTGCGGCTGGTCGGGCAGCGGCTGGCCACGCCGGGCAACGTCAAGCTCGCGGCGATGGCCTCCTTCGCCGCGGCCGCCCTGTTCGGCCTGGCCCTGGTCGCGCTGAGCGAGGCGTGGGTGCTGCTGTGGGTCGGCGCCGCCGCGATCGTGGCCGCCTGGTACTACACCGGCGGCAAGCGCCCCTACGGCTACGCCGGCCTGGGCGAGGTGTTCGTCTTCGTCTTCTTCGGGCTGGTCGCCGTCCTCGGCACGACCTACACCCAGGCGCACCAGCTGTCCGCCGCAGCCTGGGCCGGCGCGGTGGGCGTCGGCGCGATCGCCGCGGCGATCCTGGTCGCCAACAACCTGCGCGACATCCCGGGCGACACCGTCGCCGGCAAGCGCACCCTCGCCGTGCGGCTCGGCGACCGCCGCACCCGCCTGCTCTACGTCGTGCTCCTCGTCATCGCGCTGGTCGCGGTCGGCTGGGCCGCGGTCTCCGGCTGGACCGCGCTGCTGGCGCTGGCCTCCTTCGCCCTCGCCGTGCCGCTGCTGCGCCGGGTGTGGGGCGGCGCCCAGGGTCGCGACCTCATCCCGGTGCTGGCCGGCACCGGCCGGTTCGAGCTGGTCTACGCCGCGCTGCTCGCGCTGGGACTGACGCTGTCCTGACCCGGCCGGCCACCCGGCATACCCCGCCTGGACTCGCCCCCCTCCCCCGACCGAACACCTCAAATCCGTCGTTTCGGGGCCTCCAGGGCCCGGAAACGACGGATTTGAGGTGTTCGGTGGTGAAGCGCGAAGCGCGGCGCTCAGGCGTGCGCGGCGCCGCCGTCCTCGTCGTCCTCGACCTGCTCGTCGCTGCGGCGCTCCGAGGCGCGCGCCTGGCGCTGCTCGACCCGCGCGGCGACCTTGCGGCTGAACTCCTCGCGCGGGCCGGCGAGGACGAAGAAGGACACGGCCATCGAGCCGAGCGCGGCCACGACGACGAGCCAGATCTCACGCAGCCCGATGAGGTAGCCCAGGCAGATGAAGCCCAGGAACATCAGCAGGCGCAGGACGGTGTAACGGGCCATCGATCACATTCCGGAGTAGGAGTGCTGGCCGACGAAGAACACGTTGACGACCATGTAGTTGACGAGGATGCAGCCGTAGCCGGCCAGGGCCAGGTAGGCGGCGCGGCGGGCGGACCAGCCGGTGGTGGCGCGGGCGTGCAGGTAGGCGGCGTAGACCACCCAGATCACGAAGGTCCACACCTCCTTGGGGTCCCAGTTCCAGTAGTGGCCCCAGGCCTGCTCGGCCCAGATCGCGCCGGCGATGAGGGTGAACGTCCACAGCGGGAAGGCCACGATGTGCAGGCCGTATGCCGTGCGGTCCAGCTGGCGGGCCGACGGCAGGGCCGTGTGCACCTTGGCCCGCATCCCGGTGAGCTGCTCGGCCGGCAGCGCCTCGAGCCAGCTCATGACCAGGTAGAGGATCGTCACGCTGAACGCGATGGTGAAGATCGCGACCGACAGCGTGGCGACGGTGACGTGGATGACCAGCCAGTACGACTTCAGCGACGGCAGCAGCTGGCTGGCCTGGGTGTAGAACACCGTGGTCGCCAGGCCGAGGGTCAGCAGCACCGGGCCGACGACGAACAGGCCCAGCCAGCGCAGGTCGCGACGGGTGGACAGGCCGAGGAAGACGACCATGACGAAGGAGCAGCCGACGAGGGAGAACTCGTACATGTTGCCCAGCGGCGGGCGCTCGACCGACAGCCCGCGCAGCGCGGTCGCGGCGACGAGCAGCGCGGCCCCCAGCCAGGACAGGGACATGCCGATGCCGGCGGCCTTGCGGCGCCGCGGCG is a genomic window containing:
- a CDS encoding 1,4-dihydroxy-2-naphthoate polyprenyltransferase, giving the protein MATLSQWVEGARPKTLPAAVAPVLVGSGAAAALDRFNAADAVLALLVSLALQVGVNYANDYSDGIRGTDAERVGPVRLVGQRLATPGNVKLAAMASFAAAALFGLALVALSEAWVLLWVGAAAIVAAWYYTGGKRPYGYAGLGEVFVFVFFGLVAVLGTTYTQAHQLSAAAWAGAVGVGAIAAAILVANNLRDIPGDTVAGKRTLAVRLGDRRTRLLYVVLLVIALVAVGWAAVSGWTALLALASFALAVPLLRRVWGGAQGRDLIPVLAGTGRFELVYAALLALGLTLS
- a CDS encoding DUF4229 domain-containing protein; the encoded protein is MARYTVLRLLMFLGFICLGYLIGLREIWLVVVAALGSMAVSFFVLAGPREEFSRKVAARVEQRQARASERRSDEQVEDDEDGGAAHA
- a CDS encoding PLD nuclease N-terminal domain-containing protein, yielding MTRVLLPLLGLALTIYAVIDCIQTDQEAQRNLPKLAWVVLILLFPPIGAIAWFVAGRPRRGYGDRGRGPGRPGTPLGPDDDPDFLRNL
- the ccsB gene encoding c-type cytochrome biogenesis protein CcsB codes for the protein MSNEILTNETLASYSNLSLYSAMAVFTIAMISFAVDLAGVAPKVAAPARELAGAGGPATTEATAGVAPAPRRRKAAGIGMSLSWLGAALLVAATALRGLSVERPPLGNMYEFSLVGCSFVMVVFLGLSTRRDLRWLGLFVVGPVLLTLGLATTVFYTQASQLLPSLKSYWLVIHVTVATLSVAIFTIAFSVTILYLVMSWLEALPAEQLTGMRAKVHTALPSARQLDRTAYGLHIVAFPLWTFTLIAGAIWAEQAWGHYWNWDPKEVWTFVIWVVYAAYLHARATTGWSARRAAYLALAGYGCILVNYMVVNVFFVGQHSYSGM